One window of Psychrobacillus sp. FSL H8-0483 genomic DNA carries:
- a CDS encoding YhgE/Pip domain-containing protein: MRNIRSIFIKDIKSISTNWVAAILIGGLIFLPSLYAWLNILASWDPYGQTGQFPIGIVNEDVGASIRGENINAGDELVQTLKSNHDMNWQFTNRDEAMEKVEYGDYFAVIIIPKNFTERLGSVISEVPQKANVDYYVNEKINSIAPKISDTGVSLIVDQMSNEFAAIVNGTIFDVFNKLGIEIEADLPDIQKFERYVFEIEQKLPDIHQSLNASLSDAASAQKIIQSTQGSLSNVKKLTDDGLSTIANTTDFLTKAESGFNELVPQINRDLQKVQDIAQQANKLLTKLKLVKVDTSDLENTQKKLDQQMTNAISTVDTIIESLTDLRQMNAQNTDFQSKEKLDDAIQKTTALKGTLQEAQTNARNINKLVLSKETQLKDSITDLQKIAENTSVQIDSFINEYKNTIEPTVLSEIKKVKQMLTEAKGIMNGIQTILPEVDRILTSTSSHVNDGKELIETVLNEYPYISNKVTELAKRIRSFQSEMNINDFIQLLQNNPSAESEFLKQPIELNEHKLFPIENYGTSMTPFYSVLAIWVGCLLLISLLSVNVHQGDLYHAREIYFGKLLTFGTIGIMQTLIVTAGDIALLGVKVQEPFWFIIFGLFISSVFISIVYTFVSVFGDIGKAFSIIMLVLQIAGSGGTYPVPLLPEFFQWINPALPFTYAIDLMREAVGGIIWRKAGIDILFLSCVGILFLLFGAFLKEKSNKKTNELLKKSRQSGLFH; this comes from the coding sequence TTGAGGAATATAAGAAGTATCTTTATAAAAGACATTAAAAGTATAAGTACCAACTGGGTAGCCGCTATTCTAATTGGTGGTCTTATCTTTCTTCCCTCTCTTTACGCATGGCTCAATATTCTTGCATCATGGGATCCATACGGGCAAACTGGGCAATTTCCAATAGGAATTGTCAATGAAGACGTTGGCGCATCCATTCGTGGAGAAAATATTAATGCAGGAGACGAACTGGTTCAAACATTAAAAAGTAATCATGATATGAATTGGCAATTCACGAATAGAGATGAAGCAATGGAAAAAGTAGAATACGGAGACTATTTTGCTGTAATAATTATTCCAAAAAACTTTACGGAAAGACTAGGATCGGTCATTTCAGAAGTACCTCAGAAAGCAAACGTCGATTATTATGTAAATGAAAAAATTAATTCCATTGCACCGAAAATTTCTGATACTGGTGTCAGCCTCATTGTAGACCAAATGAGCAACGAATTCGCTGCTATTGTAAATGGAACTATTTTTGATGTTTTTAATAAATTGGGTATAGAAATCGAAGCCGATTTACCTGACATTCAGAAATTTGAACGATACGTATTCGAAATAGAACAAAAACTACCGGATATACATCAATCATTAAATGCTTCTTTAAGCGATGCAGCATCTGCTCAAAAGATTATTCAAAGTACTCAAGGTAGTCTTTCAAACGTAAAAAAACTTACAGATGATGGATTATCAACTATTGCAAACACAACCGATTTTTTAACGAAAGCTGAGTCTGGATTTAACGAATTAGTGCCTCAAATCAACCGTGATCTACAAAAAGTTCAAGACATCGCCCAACAAGCTAATAAGTTATTGACGAAACTAAAACTCGTTAAAGTAGACACATCGGATTTGGAAAACACTCAAAAGAAGTTGGATCAACAAATGACAAATGCAATCAGTACAGTTGATACAATTATAGAAAGCTTGACAGATTTAAGACAAATGAATGCGCAAAATACAGACTTTCAAAGTAAAGAAAAACTAGACGATGCTATTCAAAAAACAACCGCACTTAAAGGGACTCTTCAGGAAGCACAAACAAATGCGAGAAATATAAATAAACTAGTACTTTCAAAAGAAACACAACTGAAAGATTCAATCACTGATTTACAAAAGATTGCTGAGAATACTTCTGTTCAAATCGACAGTTTTATAAATGAATACAAGAATACGATTGAGCCCACTGTTCTCAGTGAAATAAAAAAGGTAAAGCAAATGTTAACAGAAGCAAAAGGTATTATGAATGGTATTCAAACTATTTTACCTGAAGTCGATCGCATTTTGACAAGTACTTCTTCTCACGTCAACGACGGCAAAGAACTAATCGAAACTGTGCTAAACGAATATCCTTACATTAGCAATAAAGTAACAGAACTTGCAAAGAGAATTCGAAGTTTCCAAAGCGAAATGAATATTAACGATTTTATTCAGCTTCTACAAAATAACCCAAGTGCAGAAAGTGAATTTCTCAAACAACCTATTGAGTTAAATGAACATAAACTGTTCCCAATAGAAAACTATGGCACTAGCATGACACCTTTTTATTCAGTTCTAGCAATCTGGGTTGGCTGCCTATTGTTAATCTCCTTACTTTCCGTAAACGTTCACCAAGGAGACTTATATCATGCACGTGAAATCTATTTCGGTAAACTTTTAACCTTTGGGACAATCGGTATTATGCAAACGCTCATTGTCACAGCTGGAGACATAGCCTTACTTGGAGTTAAAGTTCAAGAACCCTTTTGGTTTATTATATTTGGATTATTTATCAGCAGTGTATTCATATCCATTGTTTATACTTTTGTATCGGTTTTCGGAGATATTGGAAAAGCATTTTCAATCATTATGTTGGTCTTACAAATCGCTGGTTCTGGTGGAACATATCCAGTTCCTTTGCTCCCTGAATTTTTCCAATGGATTAATCCTGCATTACCGTTCACCTATGCAATAGATCTTATGCGCGAGGCAGTTGGAGGTATTATTTGGAGAAAAGCAGGCATAGACATCCTATTTCTATCATGCGTAGGAATACTCTTCCTACTTTTTGGTGCCTTCTTGAAAGAAAAATCGAACAAGAAAACAAATGAATTACTGAAGAAGTCCAGACAGTCTGGATTGTTTCATTAA
- a CDS encoding ATP-binding protein, translating to MGIPTLLLNAFIIILCIFCYQVFWLDKDGNKLRNNVLISFLSSIATVLCMTFPFSFHLGYIYDLRLIPIILAFLYGGLRSFIFVTFVYLSYRFYLGGNGFLPSVIIMVIMFFSNIAIYNFFLPAYIEKRRILFGSLLILICTSSFSVLAIMYEIKINGTVSSEWMQFFCSYIVINILTGLLSIYLIEGIIDKFKMKDKIQRAEKYYVISELAASFAHEIRNPITTVYGFMQLFHKNEISETHKDEYIQVMLQELESTQLIIDNYLSLGKPQNNVLKDSLDISLIMNQVINNISPLAILYNIEIKSSIKDSLSINANADKIKQCLINIIKNGIEAMDSGGILRINVKKGKNSIVIEIVDSGRGMSPEEIKRIAMPFYSLKEEGTGLGTMIAYGIIKELNGDIEIKSEKGKGTCFSIIIPSL from the coding sequence ATGGGTATTCCTACACTATTATTAAATGCATTCATTATTATCCTATGTATTTTTTGCTATCAAGTATTTTGGTTAGATAAAGATGGGAATAAATTACGCAACAATGTATTAATTTCTTTTCTTTCATCAATTGCTACTGTTCTTTGTATGACGTTCCCTTTTAGTTTTCATCTCGGATATATTTATGATTTACGGCTTATTCCTATCATACTAGCCTTTCTATATGGAGGTTTAAGAAGCTTTATTTTTGTCACCTTTGTATATCTTTCTTACCGTTTTTACTTAGGTGGAAACGGCTTTTTACCATCAGTAATTATTATGGTTATAATGTTCTTTTCTAATATTGCAATATATAATTTTTTTCTACCAGCTTATATAGAGAAAAGGAGAATACTGTTTGGCTCACTGTTGATTCTCATTTGCACTAGTTCTTTTTCTGTTCTTGCTATAATGTACGAAATAAAGATAAATGGAACAGTCAGCTCTGAATGGATGCAATTTTTCTGTAGCTATATAGTAATCAATATCCTTACCGGATTGTTATCTATTTATTTAATTGAAGGAATAATTGATAAGTTCAAAATGAAAGATAAAATTCAAAGGGCAGAAAAATATTATGTGATTAGTGAATTGGCCGCTTCTTTTGCTCACGAGATTCGAAATCCAATAACTACGGTATATGGATTTATGCAGTTGTTTCATAAAAATGAAATCTCGGAAACACATAAGGATGAGTATATACAAGTCATGCTGCAGGAGTTAGAAAGTACACAGCTCATTATTGACAATTATTTATCATTAGGAAAACCACAAAATAATGTTCTAAAAGACTCGTTAGATATTAGCCTAATTATGAATCAAGTTATAAATAATATTTCACCGCTAGCCATCTTATATAATATTGAAATCAAAAGCAGTATAAAAGATTCGCTTTCTATTAATGCTAATGCCGATAAAATAAAACAGTGTTTAATTAACATTATAAAAAATGGGATTGAAGCCATGGATAGTGGTGGAATACTACGAATTAATGTGAAAAAGGGAAAGAATAGTATTGTGATTGAAATTGTCGATTCAGGCAGAGGAATGTCACCTGAGGAGATAAAGAGAATCGCCATGCCGTTTTATTCATTAAAAGAGGAGGGGACTGGGCTCGGCACTATGATTGCATATGGTATTATTAAAGAATTAAACGGGGATATAGAAATAAAAAGTGAAAAAGGAAAGGGAACATGTTTTTCAATTATTATTCCTTCATTATAA
- a CDS encoding metallophosphoesterase family protein, whose product MKRTLVISDIHGELKKFEQLLEEVDYDPETDQLILLGDYVDRGPNTKGVIDKVMSLKEAGALLLKGNHEDLMIKALTTDIERSWNHWIKLCGGDKTLFSYGFSEIDIAASEEKFQKPELQSSTLNKHLEFIQGLENYIETSDYIFVHAGVHPTTPIAETDPHILMWIRDEFHKGYNGEKIVIFGHTETNSLHRDINNNNVYFGSNRIVGIDGGAVYGGQLNCLELPSQKVISVK is encoded by the coding sequence ATGAAAAGAACTCTTGTAATAAGTGATATACACGGTGAATTAAAGAAGTTTGAACAGTTACTTGAAGAAGTAGACTACGATCCAGAAACTGACCAATTAATCTTATTAGGTGATTATGTAGATCGAGGACCTAATACAAAAGGTGTTATTGATAAGGTGATGAGTTTAAAAGAAGCCGGAGCTCTATTGCTTAAAGGTAATCATGAAGATTTGATGATAAAAGCTTTAACTACTGACATAGAAAGATCGTGGAACCACTGGATTAAATTATGTGGTGGAGATAAAACTTTATTTAGCTATGGTTTTTCAGAAATTGATATAGCCGCAAGTGAAGAAAAGTTCCAAAAACCAGAGCTACAATCATCTACACTAAATAAACACTTAGAGTTTATACAAGGATTAGAAAATTACATAGAAACATCCGATTATATTTTTGTTCACGCGGGCGTACACCCAACGACACCTATTGCTGAGACAGATCCACATATCTTAATGTGGATTCGAGACGAGTTTCATAAAGGCTATAATGGTGAAAAGATTGTGATATTTGGACATACAGAAACAAATTCTCTTCATAGGGATATCAACAATAACAATGTCTATTTTGGAAGCAATCGAATCGTCGGTATCGATGGTGGAGCTGTATACGGAGGACAATTGAATTGTTTGGAGTTGCCTAGTCAAAAAGTAATTTCAGTAAAATAA
- a CDS encoding LLM class flavin-dependent oxidoreductase, with translation MEIGITSFVETKPDIQTGEVMSHAQRLREVIEEIVLADQVGLDVFGIGEHHREDYAASSPAVVMSAAASLTKRIRLTSAVTVLSSADPVRVFQDFSTLDGISNGRAEIMAGRGSFIESFPLFGYNLNDYDELFEEHLELLLKLREAEKVTWKGRHRAAINNLGIYPRPVQNPLPIWIGSGGNQESAIRAGLLGLPLMLAIIGGNPIQFEPLVQLYKKAAAHAGHDESRLKVGSHSIGFIAENTEKAADMFFPSTQAGMNKLGKERGWAHYDRSNFDAARSFEGALYVGDPETVAQKIIHLRKNVGITRFMMYVPLSTMPHDQVMRAIELLGTEVAPRVREEITKWDAETENISSFKLDS, from the coding sequence ATGGAAATAGGTATTACTTCATTTGTAGAAACTAAGCCAGATATTCAGACTGGAGAAGTGATGAGTCACGCACAACGATTGCGTGAAGTGATAGAGGAAATTGTTCTTGCTGATCAGGTGGGACTTGATGTGTTTGGCATAGGTGAGCATCATCGGGAAGATTATGCGGCCTCTTCACCAGCAGTTGTGATGTCTGCAGCCGCTTCGCTGACGAAACGGATTCGGCTGACTAGTGCAGTTACGGTGCTTTCTTCAGCTGATCCGGTGCGCGTTTTTCAGGATTTTTCTACGTTGGATGGCATTTCAAATGGGCGTGCGGAGATTATGGCGGGCAGGGGTTCATTTATTGAATCTTTTCCATTGTTTGGCTATAACTTGAATGACTATGATGAGCTGTTTGAAGAACATTTGGAATTGCTCCTTAAATTACGTGAGGCCGAAAAAGTAACTTGGAAAGGTAGGCATCGAGCAGCGATTAACAATTTGGGAATATATCCACGGCCCGTTCAAAATCCTTTACCGATATGGATTGGCAGCGGAGGAAATCAGGAGTCAGCTATCCGTGCTGGTTTGCTAGGACTGCCACTGATGCTGGCGATTATTGGTGGAAACCCGATACAGTTTGAACCGCTCGTGCAGCTTTATAAGAAAGCAGCAGCGCATGCTGGTCACGACGAATCACGGCTTAAGGTTGGATCGCATTCGATAGGATTTATTGCAGAGAATACTGAAAAAGCAGCAGATATGTTTTTCCCATCTACCCAGGCAGGCATGAATAAACTCGGCAAAGAGCGGGGGTGGGCGCATTATGACCGTTCTAACTTCGATGCCGCTCGCAGTTTTGAAGGTGCACTGTATGTTGGCGATCCAGAAACTGTTGCTCAAAAGATCATTCACCTTCGTAAAAATGTAGGCATCACACGCTTTATGATGTATGTACCGTTAAGCACTATGCCGCATGACCAAGTGATGAGAGCTATTGAACTGCTAGGAACAGAGGTAGCACCACGGGTTCGAGAGGAAATAACCAAGTGGGATGCTGAGACAGAAAATATATCATCATTCAAGTTAGATTCATAA
- a CDS encoding MFS transporter produces the protein MSSDSVRVSSMSRKVSLLFAAACGMSVANIYFAQPLLDQLSSEFGIDHSIIGIVITITQIFYGLGLLLLVPLGDLLNQRFLIIGQMLLSIIVLVIVGTASTSTILFAGMALVGLLGVVTQTLVAFAASMAAPAERGRVVGFVTSGIVIGILLARSFAGILTDVAGWRSVYLVSAALMLFMVCMFFRVLPNVEREVKSLSYPKLLRSVLILFKQERILRIRSVLALLIFADFSILWTSLVLPLSTPPFSLSHSAIGALGLVGVAGALSAARAGKLADRGYGQRTTGISLILLLISWFFISYTEQSLFALVIGIVLLDLAVQAIHVTNQTMILPLRPEARSRLTAGYMVFYSIGSASGSIASTQMYANYGWEGVCFLGASVSALALLFWAMTRRDTASA, from the coding sequence ATCTCATCTGATTCAGTCCGTGTCTCTTCTATGTCTCGTAAAGTGTCATTATTATTTGCGGCTGCCTGTGGGATGTCAGTCGCCAACATCTACTTCGCACAGCCGCTACTAGATCAGCTGTCGAGTGAGTTCGGTATCGACCATTCCATCATTGGAATTGTTATTACCATCACTCAAATCTTTTATGGATTAGGATTGCTGCTGTTAGTGCCTCTTGGTGATTTGCTGAACCAGCGCTTCTTGATTATCGGCCAGATGTTACTATCCATAATAGTCTTGGTTATAGTTGGTACTGCTTCCACCAGCACGATACTATTTGCAGGAATGGCTTTAGTGGGGCTTCTTGGGGTCGTAACTCAGACTCTTGTGGCGTTCGCAGCATCTATGGCTGCTCCTGCCGAACGAGGACGTGTCGTTGGTTTTGTAACAAGCGGGATTGTAATCGGCATACTTCTTGCGCGGTCCTTTGCAGGAATATTAACGGATGTTGCGGGTTGGCGTTCCGTATATCTAGTCTCTGCTGCGCTAATGCTTTTTATGGTTTGTATGTTTTTTAGGGTATTGCCCAATGTTGAGCGAGAGGTAAAGTCATTGTCCTATCCTAAGTTGCTTAGATCGGTGCTTATATTGTTTAAACAAGAACGGATTTTGCGCATCCGCTCTGTTCTTGCCCTGCTGATTTTTGCTGATTTCAGCATTTTGTGGACTTCACTCGTACTGCCCCTTAGCACTCCGCCATTTTCTCTTTCGCATAGTGCAATTGGAGCACTTGGTCTTGTAGGAGTGGCTGGGGCTTTATCTGCAGCTCGAGCAGGGAAGCTAGCTGATCGGGGTTACGGACAGAGAACGACGGGCATTTCTTTGATTCTATTGTTGATTTCATGGTTTTTCATCAGCTATACAGAGCAGTCTCTATTCGCATTAGTTATAGGTATTGTTCTGCTTGACTTGGCTGTACAAGCCATACATGTTACTAATCAAACTATGATTCTTCCATTGCGACCGGAGGCACGTAGTCGGCTAACTGCCGGGTACATGGTGTTTTATTCTATCGGTAGTGCAAGCGGTTCAATTGCTTCTACCCAAATGTATGCGAATTATGGTTGGGAAGGAGTATGCTTTCTCGGGGCGTCAGTTAGTGCTTTAGCTCTTCTATTTTGGGCAATGACTAGGCGCGATACGGCTTCCGCATAA
- a CDS encoding TetR/AcrR family transcriptional regulator, with protein MGRTREFDEERVLDAAMQLFWEKGYEATSLSDLTSRMGIQRPSIYSTFGGKKDLFEAALRKYTMSRASEIRSRLQNFPSVKEAFCTFFEEVVAEEYTESCSKGCFCINTMVELAPHDEKFEILTREHQMYLSIIFQETIERGIQSGELATDVNAKALAQALIVSLIGLTVIMKSRPKRSFVDNAIKEILTLLN; from the coding sequence ATGGGACGAACCCGCGAATTTGACGAAGAAAGAGTATTAGATGCAGCTATGCAACTATTCTGGGAGAAGGGATATGAAGCAACCTCATTAAGTGATTTAACTTCCAGAATGGGAATTCAACGACCCAGTATTTACTCTACCTTTGGTGGTAAAAAAGATTTGTTCGAAGCCGCACTACGCAAATACACGATGTCCCGTGCTTCTGAAATCCGAAGCAGACTTCAAAACTTTCCATCAGTAAAGGAAGCATTTTGCACTTTTTTTGAAGAAGTGGTTGCTGAGGAATACACAGAAAGTTGCAGTAAAGGATGCTTTTGCATTAATACAATGGTCGAACTTGCGCCTCATGATGAGAAATTTGAAATTCTTACAAGGGAACATCAAATGTACCTTTCAATCATATTTCAAGAAACCATTGAACGAGGTATACAATCAGGTGAACTCGCGACCGATGTAAACGCGAAGGCATTAGCACAGGCGCTAATCGTATCGTTAATTGGACTAACCGTAATAATGAAATCTCGTCCAAAACGATCATTTGTTGATAATGCAATAAAAGAGATACTTACATTGCTTAATTAG
- a CDS encoding DinB family protein, protein MKSQSMKQHFTTLKQQREILYPTLKSLTKVQLWERPKENKWSIGETIYHLYLITKMLRVAAIITIPCTKLFARMMRNKPFDSDINDIYKEYKEKHRKGMKAPFILNPPKKIYNTMDYNELNQLLIKETLKVSKIVEDIDEDIAGHIIFLDPVANNPNLIQAIQLLAIHEAHHIRIIQNNLESLIEKTDNE, encoded by the coding sequence ATGAAATCTCAAAGTATGAAACAACACTTTACAACACTTAAACAACAAAGAGAAATACTTTATCCGACACTCAAATCATTAACAAAAGTCCAATTATGGGAAAGACCTAAAGAAAATAAATGGTCTATTGGGGAAACGATTTATCACTTATATTTAATTACAAAAATGCTGAGAGTTGCAGCAATTATTACCATTCCATGTACAAAGTTATTTGCTCGAATGATGAGAAACAAACCATTTGATTCTGATATAAATGATATTTATAAGGAGTACAAGGAAAAACATAGGAAAGGTATGAAAGCTCCTTTTATTTTGAATCCACCGAAAAAAATTTATAATACAATGGACTATAACGAATTAAATCAACTTCTAATCAAGGAGACTTTAAAAGTATCAAAAATAGTAGAGGATATTGATGAAGACATTGCTGGACATATTATTTTTTTGGATCCTGTAGCAAATAATCCTAATCTTATTCAAGCGATTCAACTATTAGCAATACATGAAGCTCATCATATTAGAATCATTCAAAACAATCTTGAATCCTTGATTGAAAAAACAGACAATGAATAA
- a CDS encoding MFS transporter: protein MNFLSFSKTIQVRLVLQFFGTIGSMSILPYIIIFFSGQLGTTITGFMFLGVMGANILGSIAGGYLSDFIGRKKVIVRAELIVSIGYALVTIMNSSWLNEPYMTFILFLFIFVCSGMASPAYSALIIDESNPENRRAVYTFSYWLNNLAGAIGGLIGAFLFEDYYFYLFLGMSMIAFLTLIITIFFIEDHYEVAQSKVEPEKKRSKGSLFEVSKVYMVVIKDYRFGALALANLLIIAVEEQLTSFIGLRLTEDLPKQIPLLPFLDVEVDGFNLVGILKAENTILVVCLTVVVSFLLKRLKDRSVLLGGIVLFFCGYAVISFNSVPIVLILAMFIATLGELMNIPVKQALLANMVPDHARSSYMAVYGLLSMGGSLMAGLFIFLYGRVPSFFLTAVFVLMGIATFIIFWRLTKTEATSQHINKAEIG, encoded by the coding sequence ATGAATTTCCTGTCATTCAGTAAAACGATTCAAGTAAGGCTTGTACTTCAATTTTTCGGCACAATTGGGTCAATGAGTATCCTTCCATATATCATTATTTTCTTTTCAGGACAATTAGGAACGACAATTACAGGGTTTATGTTTTTAGGGGTTATGGGGGCAAACATCCTTGGTTCGATAGCTGGCGGTTATCTTTCGGATTTCATAGGGAGAAAAAAAGTGATAGTCAGGGCCGAGTTGATTGTCTCAATTGGTTATGCATTGGTAACAATTATGAATTCAAGCTGGCTGAATGAACCATATATGACGTTCATTTTGTTTCTTTTTATATTTGTATGTTCAGGTATGGCAAGTCCCGCCTATTCAGCCCTTATTATCGATGAAAGCAATCCTGAGAATCGTAGAGCAGTCTATACATTTTCATATTGGCTTAATAACTTGGCGGGTGCCATTGGTGGATTAATTGGCGCATTTTTATTCGAGGATTATTATTTTTATCTCTTCTTAGGAATGAGTATGATTGCATTTCTTACATTAATAATAACGATTTTCTTTATTGAAGATCATTATGAAGTGGCTCAATCTAAAGTGGAACCAGAGAAAAAAAGATCAAAAGGGTCTTTATTTGAGGTTAGTAAGGTTTACATGGTAGTTATAAAGGATTATCGCTTTGGAGCTTTAGCATTGGCAAATCTATTAATTATAGCTGTTGAAGAACAGCTAACCAGCTTTATTGGCTTAAGGCTAACGGAAGATTTACCAAAACAAATTCCTTTACTGCCCTTTCTAGATGTGGAAGTCGATGGATTTAATTTAGTCGGTATTCTGAAAGCTGAAAACACTATTTTAGTAGTGTGCTTAACAGTAGTTGTTTCATTTTTGTTGAAACGATTAAAGGACCGTTCGGTTTTACTTGGAGGAATAGTTCTATTCTTCTGCGGCTATGCTGTCATCAGTTTTAACAGTGTTCCAATCGTGCTTATTTTGGCAATGTTTATTGCTACTTTGGGAGAATTGATGAATATACCTGTCAAGCAAGCTCTGTTGGCGAACATGGTTCCGGATCATGCAAGAAGTTCATATATGGCAGTATACGGGCTTTTGTCGATGGGAGGGTCACTCATGGCCGGTTTATTCATCTTTTTGTATGGAAGGGTACCATCATTTTTCCTAACAGCTGTATTTGTACTAATGGGAATCGCAACTTTCATTATATTTTGGAGGTTGACGAAAACAGAAGCAACGTCGCAACATATAAATAAAGCGGAAATAGGCTGA
- a CDS encoding TetR/AcrR family transcriptional regulator has translation MTASNSQQQKMKAKRQRILDEAIELFSEHGYNDTTIAKVAKASGISFGSVFTYFSTKEELFHCAVIEPLGQITDVMMNFDPEAEDPLAELERIVKTHIKLFAKLSTYLSLVVQVIGHHSHFTEQFEELNRFHDAFCLKLSKLIEKGQLKGQLIQTDSMYAAYAYMSLLLGLRLMRIDNFDHEIWEQFVPFALNLFGPAR, from the coding sequence ATGACAGCTTCCAATTCCCAACAACAGAAGATGAAGGCAAAACGACAAAGAATATTGGATGAAGCAATAGAGCTTTTCTCGGAGCACGGCTACAATGATACAACGATTGCAAAGGTGGCTAAGGCATCCGGTATCAGCTTCGGTAGTGTATTCACTTACTTTTCTACAAAAGAAGAACTGTTCCACTGTGCTGTGATTGAGCCTTTAGGGCAAATAACAGATGTGATGATGAATTTTGACCCTGAAGCGGAAGATCCGCTTGCTGAACTTGAACGGATTGTTAAGACTCATATCAAATTGTTTGCGAAGTTAAGCACTTATTTAAGTTTGGTGGTTCAAGTCATAGGACACCATTCCCACTTTACAGAGCAGTTTGAGGAGTTAAATCGCTTCCATGATGCTTTCTGCCTCAAGCTCTCAAAACTTATTGAAAAAGGCCAGTTGAAAGGTCAATTAATTCAAACTGACTCGATGTACGCGGCATACGCTTATATGAGTTTATTGCTTGGATTGAGATTGATGCGAATAGATAATTTTGATCATGAGATCTGGGAGCAATTTGTTCCTTTTGCTTTGAATTTATTTGGACCGGCTCGCTAA
- a CDS encoding helix-turn-helix domain-containing protein — protein MLNKVEVLMHPVRMKISQALLRNKENGLTPLEMVKIIKDVPQATLYRHIQVLLDSEIIRVIKEKKVKSVSEKYYVLNEEELKLDQGEWNQASQQEKLDFVSFYQLSLMTQYQNYLKKIEETNLSHDGAAFSLVELKMNDEDFLNFQNELKEILTKYYLSTSSQDGKDIPVRTIAVTIIPDT, from the coding sequence ATGTTAAATAAAGTTGAAGTTCTAATGCATCCAGTACGAATGAAAATTTCTCAAGCACTATTAAGGAATAAAGAAAATGGATTAACACCGTTGGAAATGGTTAAAATCATTAAAGATGTGCCTCAAGCAACTCTCTACAGACATATACAAGTGTTATTGGACTCCGAGATCATTCGTGTAATAAAAGAAAAGAAGGTAAAATCCGTTTCCGAGAAATATTATGTATTAAATGAAGAAGAGCTAAAACTTGACCAAGGTGAATGGAATCAAGCTTCTCAACAAGAAAAACTTGATTTTGTATCTTTTTATCAATTATCACTAATGACTCAATATCAAAACTATTTAAAAAAAATAGAGGAAACGAACCTTTCTCATGATGGAGCAGCGTTTTCTTTAGTCGAATTAAAAATGAATGATGAAGACTTCTTGAATTTTCAAAATGAATTAAAAGAAATCTTGACTAAATACTACCTTTCTACAAGCAGCCAAGACGGAAAAGATATCCCCGTGCGAACAATTGCGGTTACAATTATTCCAGACACCTGA
- a CDS encoding PLD nuclease N-terminal domain-containing protein, translating into MRLHFGINDLKDFDLMSFLPIVLPVILVGFTLALIALIDLYRNKKRRKNVLMWTLLIILGNTLGPILYLVIGRKDSERV; encoded by the coding sequence ATGCGATTGCATTTTGGAATAAACGATTTAAAAGACTTTGATTTAATGTCGTTCCTACCTATTGTGCTTCCAGTTATTTTAGTTGGGTTTACACTTGCCTTGATTGCATTAATTGATTTGTACCGAAATAAAAAAAGAAGGAAAAATGTACTCATGTGGACGCTACTTATCATTTTAGGCAATACACTTGGGCCCATTTTGTATCTTGTTATAGGAAGAAAGGATAGTGAGCGAGTTTGA